Proteins encoded within one genomic window of Melospiza melodia melodia isolate bMelMel2 chromosome 27, bMelMel2.pri, whole genome shotgun sequence:
- the C27H1orf232 gene encoding uncharacterized protein C1orf232 homolog, with the protein MAQGFWRLYKAKVLQTLGAPRPDGALQDEAEPPELMETAEPPALLEEGASPVSQLARKVQGVGARGWRTLSSLFTREDEHQLLSPEPCPDHPLAEPPEPPHAEKAPGFWDLFATKWQQAAGPDKAGPPPEPDESPGEPPGDDGSDLREPEEGAFHWGFLAGKLAEIRNKGAPKGN; encoded by the exons ATGGCCCAGGGCTTCTGGCGGCTCTACAAGGCCAAGGTGCTGCAGACCCTGGGGGCGCCGCGCCCCGACGGGGCCCTGCAGGACGAG gcagagcccccCGAGCTGATGGAGACGGCCGAGCCCCCCGCGCTGCTGGAGGAGGGGGCCAGCCCCGTGTCCCAGCTGGCCCGGAAG gTGCAGGGCGTCGGGGCCCGCGGCTGGCGGACGCTTTCGTCCCTCTTCACCCGCGAGGACGAGCACCAGCTGCTGAGCCCGGAGCCCTGCCCGGACCA CCCTCTGGCCGAGCCGCCCGAGCCGCCCCACGCCGAGAAGGCCCCCGGCTTCTGGGATCTCTTCGCTACCAAGTGGCAGCAGGCGGCGGGGCCCGACAAGGCGGGGCCGCCCCCGGAGCCCGACGAGAGCCCGGGGGAGCCGCCGGGTGACGACGGCAGCGACCTGCGGGAGCCGGAGGAAGGCGCCTTCCACTGGGGCTTCCTGGCCGGCAAACTGGCCGAGATCCGCAATAAAGGCGCCCCCAAGGGCAACTAG